A genome region from Tolypothrix sp. PCC 7712 includes the following:
- a CDS encoding cytochrome P450: MQNIANTEEVLVLEDGQAAPTGTSTPPRQPMWDDTFKYIANPDRFCRQNLAEYGPIFTTSVFGRTTIMVGKSSAIQMAFNGDLKYTEIALPATTMDMFGEYSLFQRPDLHRQRKNALAPGLTGRVLDGYTPQINEIIVRGLQNWVAPGQIAIYPTVEKICFDVLTPLLLGITLEDSDPGTFQGLPITSKAELRALYKTYFDGFYGLSRWKSPFTKYGRGLAARTKLIEFMRAVVRRRRDQEKVKNPTTDFLAMMLASQQENPDGVFSDELIENQCLLELWASLYQISALVSSLMYQIARHPQVLAKLQQEQASLGGGNRQINRFSSEHLKQMVFLEATIKESLRTLPPSSTASRLLTKSVVIDGILYNKGCVIMAEPRIAHIMPEYFHQPDVFAPERFLSERGEGKMYEFIPFGGGVHACLGAQMAIAITKVFVSHVLRMFTWESTDEAQFVEFPLKKLKDNYQIQISHRN; the protein is encoded by the coding sequence ATGCAGAACATTGCCAATACTGAAGAAGTACTTGTACTAGAGGATGGACAAGCCGCACCCACTGGTACAAGTACTCCACCACGCCAACCTATGTGGGATGACACTTTTAAATACATTGCTAATCCTGATCGCTTCTGTCGTCAGAATTTAGCAGAGTACGGCCCCATATTTACCACCAGTGTTTTTGGTCGCACTACTATCATGGTGGGCAAATCCTCAGCTATTCAAATGGCATTTAATGGGGATTTAAAATATACAGAAATTGCCTTGCCAGCTACCACAATGGATATGTTTGGCGAGTATAGTCTGTTTCAGCGTCCAGATTTACATCGTCAGCGGAAAAATGCCCTAGCTCCCGGTTTGACTGGTCGTGTACTTGATGGTTACACACCCCAGATTAATGAAATAATTGTGCGTGGTTTGCAGAATTGGGTCGCGCCTGGTCAAATCGCAATTTATCCCACAGTAGAGAAAATTTGTTTTGATGTCCTGACACCTCTACTATTAGGAATCACTTTAGAAGATTCCGACCCTGGCACATTCCAAGGATTACCCATCACCTCTAAAGCAGAGTTAAGAGCTTTGTACAAAACCTATTTTGATGGCTTCTATGGTTTATCTCGCTGGAAGTCTCCCTTCACAAAATACGGTAGAGGACTAGCAGCGCGTACCAAACTCATAGAATTTATGCGTGCTGTGGTGCGCCGACGGCGAGATCAAGAAAAAGTGAAGAACCCCACGACTGACTTCCTCGCGATGATGCTAGCCAGTCAGCAAGAAAATCCTGATGGGGTATTCAGTGATGAGTTAATTGAAAATCAATGTCTATTAGAGCTATGGGCTTCGTTGTACCAAATTTCTGCTTTGGTATCTTCGCTGATGTACCAAATTGCTCGCCATCCGCAGGTGCTTGCAAAGCTGCAACAAGAGCAAGCTAGTCTTGGGGGTGGAAATAGACAGATCAATAGGTTCTCTTCTGAACATTTAAAGCAGATGGTATTTTTAGAAGCGACAATTAAAGAATCCTTACGGACTCTACCTCCCAGTTCTACTGCCAGCCGCCTACTCACCAAATCTGTAGTCATCGATGGAATTTTGTATAATAAAGGTTGCGTGATTATGGCAGAACCACGGATTGCACATATCATGCCAGAATACTTTCATCAGCCTGATGTATTTGCTCCAGAGCGTTTTCTGTCAGAAAGGGGCGAGGGCAAGATGTATGAATTTATTCCCTTTGGTGGTGGCGTTCATGCTTGCTTGGGCGCACAAATGGCGATCGCAATTACTAAAGTTTTTGTGTCTCATGTGCTACGGATGTTTACCTGGGAATCCACAGACGAAGCTCAGTTTGTGGAGTTTCCTCTGAAAAAACTGAAAGATAATTACCAAATCCAGATTTCTCACCGAAATTAG
- a CDS encoding SDR family oxidoreductase — translation MISLQNQIILITGASSGIGTACAKVFAGAGARLILAARRLERLQELAANLREEFGTETHLLQLDVRDRLAVESAISILPAAWSEIDILINNAGLSRGLDKLHEGSFTDWEEMIDTNIKGLLYLTRYVVPGMVKRDRGHVVNIGSIAGHQTYPNGNVYCGTKAAVRAISEGLKQDLLGTPVRVTSVDPGMVETEFSDVRFHGDSDRAKKVYQGVQPLTPEDVADVVFFCTTRSPHVNINEVVLMPVDQASATLVNRRS, via the coding sequence ATGATTTCCCTGCAAAATCAAATTATTCTGATCACTGGCGCAAGTAGTGGGATTGGTACTGCTTGTGCCAAAGTTTTTGCTGGTGCGGGTGCAAGGTTGATTTTAGCGGCACGAAGGCTGGAACGGTTACAGGAGTTAGCTGCTAACCTCCGTGAAGAATTTGGTACTGAAACTCATTTGTTACAACTAGATGTGCGCGATCGCCTGGCGGTGGAATCTGCTATTTCTATTCTCCCGGCTGCTTGGTCTGAGATTGATATCCTGATAAATAATGCGGGACTGAGTCGCGGTTTAGACAAGTTGCATGAAGGCAGCTTTACAGATTGGGAAGAAATGATTGATACCAATATCAAGGGCTTACTTTACCTTACCCGTTATGTTGTGCCGGGGATGGTAAAACGCGATCGCGGTCATGTGGTAAATATAGGTTCGATAGCTGGGCATCAAACCTACCCCAATGGCAATGTTTATTGTGGAACGAAAGCGGCTGTCAGAGCAATTTCCGAAGGTTTAAAACAAGATTTGTTAGGTACTCCTGTGCGGGTGACTTCTGTCGATCCCGGGATGGTAGAAACAGAATTTAGCGATGTGCGGTTTCATGGCGATAGCGATCGCGCCAAAAAGGTGTATCAGGGAGTTCAACCCCTAACTCCAGAAGATGTGGCTGATGTAGTATTTTTCTGCACTACGCGATCGCCTCATGTGAATATCAATGAAGTGGTACTCATGCCTGTTGATCAAGCTAGTGCCACCTTGGTTAATCGCCGCAGTTAA
- the murG gene encoding undecaprenyldiphospho-muramoylpentapeptide beta-N-acetylglucosaminyltransferase: protein MVEEAPIRLLIAASGTGGHLFPAIALAQKLPEYEIEWLGVPNRLETQLVPRHYPLHTIAVEGFQQGFSISSLRILGKLIGSILDVRRILKQGKFQGLFTTGGYIAGPAVIAARSLGIPVVFHESNALPGKVTRFFGPWCDAMAVGFDVAAQYLPRAKNVYVGTPVRSQFLDSGINVSLDLPIPDGVPLIVVFGGSQGAVAINQLVRQSAPAWFAAGAYVVHLTGDKDPEADSLQHPQYIALPFYDNMAALLRRANLAISRSGAGSLTELAVCGTPAILIPYPFAAEDHQTYNAKVFTKVGAALAFPQSELTAEILQNQVLELLHSPSELAKMGEKAKAIAIPDSADKLAQLLREVVER from the coding sequence ATGGTAGAAGAAGCACCGATTAGGTTATTAATAGCAGCCAGTGGGACTGGTGGACATTTGTTTCCCGCGATCGCACTGGCCCAAAAACTTCCAGAATATGAAATTGAATGGTTGGGTGTCCCCAATCGTTTAGAAACTCAGCTTGTACCCAGACATTATCCTTTGCATACTATTGCAGTTGAAGGGTTTCAGCAAGGTTTTAGCATTTCGTCTCTTCGCATTTTAGGTAAACTCATTGGTTCCATTCTGGATGTGAGACGCATCCTCAAACAAGGTAAATTTCAGGGATTGTTTACCACGGGAGGTTATATAGCAGGCCCCGCCGTGATTGCGGCGCGTTCTCTAGGAATACCTGTAGTTTTCCACGAATCTAACGCTTTACCTGGTAAGGTAACACGCTTTTTCGGCCCTTGGTGTGATGCTATGGCTGTAGGTTTTGATGTAGCTGCCCAGTATTTGCCCCGTGCTAAAAATGTTTATGTTGGGACTCCAGTGCGATCGCAATTCCTCGATTCAGGAATCAATGTATCACTAGATTTACCCATTCCTGATGGTGTTCCCTTAATTGTTGTCTTTGGTGGTAGTCAAGGCGCAGTCGCAATTAATCAGTTAGTCCGTCAATCTGCACCCGCTTGGTTTGCAGCTGGCGCTTATGTAGTGCATTTAACAGGAGATAAAGATCCCGAAGCAGATAGTCTCCAGCATCCCCAATATATCGCCTTGCCGTTTTACGATAATATGGCGGCGTTGTTGCGACGGGCAAATTTAGCCATAAGTCGTTCTGGTGCAGGTAGCTTAACAGAATTGGCGGTGTGTGGTACGCCAGCGATTTTGATTCCTTACCCCTTTGCAGCCGAAGACCATCAAACCTACAATGCCAAGGTATTTACCAAAGTAGGTGCAGCCTTAGCATTCCCGCAGTCAGAGTTAACTGCTGAGATATTGCAGAATCAGGTTTTAGAATTATTGCACTCACCTAGCGAACTAGCCAAGATGGGAGAGAAAGCAAAAGCGATCGCAATTCCCGACAGTGCTGATAAATTAGCGCAATTACTGCGTGAAGTAGTGGAAAGGTAG
- a CDS encoding DUF6737 family protein, protein MQEKKPISPWNYKPWWCQPWSIVLTGITLISGSWLVFKTIWLTVIISIPILVWMGFFLLIWPQLIIRSGILDSYQNQNLDN, encoded by the coding sequence ATGCAAGAAAAAAAGCCCATAAGTCCGTGGAATTACAAGCCTTGGTGGTGTCAACCCTGGTCTATAGTTCTTACAGGTATCACGCTGATTAGTGGTAGCTGGCTAGTATTTAAAACTATTTGGCTAACAGTTATCATTTCTATACCTATCTTGGTTTGGATGGGCTTTTTTCTATTAATCTGGCCGCAACTAATTATTCGCAGTGGTATTTTAGATTCTTACCAAAACCAAAATTTAGATAATTGA
- a CDS encoding PsaJ protein has protein sequence MQKSNDQSRYFQKYLSLAPVLAVLTISRAFSIWALFNFIFPDLLFYPMP, from the coding sequence ATGCAGAAATCCAACGACCAATCACGTTATTTTCAGAAATATCTTTCTCTTGCACCAGTTCTGGCTGTACTAACTATATCCAGAGCCTTTTCTATATGGGCGCTTTTTAATTTTATCTTCCCCGATTTGCTTTTTTATCCCATGCCATAA
- a CDS encoding SDR family NAD(P)-dependent oxidoreductase encodes MNKAQQYNYKKTVLITGAANGIGYELAYIFAQNNYNLVLIDIMAQRLADVTDKIRQQFDIWVKPIVKDLSIKSSPEEIFAELQQESIQIDVLVNNAGFGIHGLFSETNLNTELDMLQVNLVTLTHLTKLFLKDMVSKGEGKILNLASAAAFQPGPLMAVYFATKAYILSFSQALASELENTGVTVTALCPGPTESAFHERTGLAGAKQIENNNMMDAETVAKIGYRALMEGKTVAIPGLKNKILAEIVRFTPRNLVTKIVKNMQEVK; translated from the coding sequence ATGAACAAAGCACAGCAATACAATTACAAAAAAACCGTTCTGATTACAGGCGCGGCTAACGGGATTGGCTATGAGTTGGCATATATTTTTGCCCAAAATAACTATAATCTCGTATTAATAGATATCATGGCGCAAAGGCTAGCGGATGTTACTGATAAAATTAGGCAGCAATTTGACATTTGGGTAAAACCAATAGTTAAGGATTTATCTATAAAAAGTTCGCCAGAAGAGATTTTTGCAGAATTACAACAAGAATCTATTCAGATTGATGTGTTAGTAAATAATGCAGGGTTTGGTATTCATGGGCTATTTAGTGAAACCAACTTGAATACTGAACTAGATATGCTGCAAGTAAATTTAGTCACTCTGACTCATTTAACTAAGTTATTCCTCAAAGATATGGTGAGCAAAGGTGAGGGTAAAATCTTAAATCTTGCTTCCGCAGCTGCTTTTCAACCAGGCCCTTTAATGGCAGTTTATTTTGCTACCAAAGCCTATATTTTATCCTTCTCTCAAGCACTAGCAAGTGAATTAGAAAATACAGGTGTCACTGTAACAGCCCTTTGTCCCGGGCCTACAGAATCAGCTTTTCATGAACGCACAGGGCTTGCAGGTGCAAAGCAAATAGAAAATAATAATATGATGGATGCAGAAACAGTCGCCAAAATCGGCTATCGTGCCTTAATGGAAGGTAAAACTGTTGCTATTCCTGGGTTGAAAAATAAAATTCTGGCAGAAATTGTGAGATTTACACCTAGGAATTTGGTTACAAAAATTGTGAAAAATATGCAGGAAGTTAAATAA
- a CDS encoding oligosaccharide flippase family protein → MSNTKDIKGKIIRGGVSMTLRQLLVAALSMVNVLVIARMLGPGLYGIVTIVLSIFYFLNQVCRLGLQVYLVRQPNLTDEEPAQIQAFYNFLGIAICAVLWCASPLVGWWTKEPEVTGALQAVLPALWMDMVSRVPTSMLERELSFDKVGLLEAVSRVVLYVSAIPLVLIGWGYWGPIIGTVLGYLVQLVMAYYYYPVPWRWSWQWKVVKPAINYGLTYSGSDGILNLRRLRLPLLVSRLGGTEIVGYISIAMRLAEQLAILRLVVRRMSISVMAKLVDKPEQTRKAISKGMTYQALLIGPICAAFSCTSAWLIPLMFSHKWLISAQIFPFIAVGVLVGAIFELHTSSLYAVGHNYEIAHRNAWYVGVLWLATIIFLPLMGLWGYGLSEILALPSFYLLHKSIAKLFGSPDYWDAFWITLVSTISMFAGVFLPPVAAVGVLVVSYGAIFIYCPGIRKIPLDIWAARRSAA, encoded by the coding sequence ATGTCTAATACAAAAGATATTAAAGGAAAAATTATTCGCGGTGGTGTCTCAATGACACTTAGACAGTTACTAGTCGCAGCTCTTTCAATGGTGAATGTGCTAGTAATTGCTCGGATGTTAGGCCCAGGTTTATACGGTATTGTCACTATTGTTTTAAGTATTTTTTATTTTTTAAATCAAGTCTGCCGTTTGGGATTGCAAGTTTACCTAGTACGTCAGCCAAATCTTACTGATGAAGAACCCGCACAAATCCAAGCATTTTATAACTTTTTGGGAATAGCGATTTGTGCTGTATTGTGGTGTGCGTCTCCCCTTGTTGGCTGGTGGACAAAAGAGCCAGAGGTAACAGGTGCATTACAAGCCGTCTTACCTGCGCTGTGGATGGATATGGTGAGTCGAGTTCCGACTAGTATGTTGGAACGAGAACTGAGTTTTGACAAGGTGGGTTTGTTAGAAGCAGTTTCTCGTGTGGTGTTGTATGTTTCGGCAATTCCCCTCGTATTAATTGGCTGGGGCTATTGGGGGCCGATTATTGGCACAGTTTTGGGATATTTAGTCCAACTAGTAATGGCGTACTATTATTATCCCGTTCCTTGGCGCTGGAGTTGGCAATGGAAGGTAGTTAAACCCGCTATAAATTATGGACTTACCTATTCTGGCTCTGATGGAATTTTAAACCTGAGAAGATTAAGATTGCCTTTATTAGTGAGTCGTTTAGGCGGTACGGAGATAGTTGGCTACATCAGTATTGCCATGCGATTGGCAGAGCAATTAGCAATCTTGCGTTTGGTGGTGCGGCGGATGTCCATTAGCGTGATGGCAAAATTAGTGGATAAGCCAGAACAAACTCGCAAGGCAATTAGCAAAGGAATGACATATCAGGCTCTATTAATTGGGCCGATTTGTGCTGCCTTTTCTTGTACTTCTGCCTGGTTAATTCCTTTAATGTTCTCTCATAAGTGGTTAATCAGTGCCCAAATCTTTCCCTTCATTGCAGTAGGAGTTTTGGTAGGAGCGATTTTTGAACTGCATACATCTAGTTTGTATGCTGTAGGGCATAACTATGAAATTGCTCATCGTAATGCTTGGTATGTAGGCGTTCTGTGGTTAGCAACCATAATTTTCCTCCCCCTTATGGGATTGTGGGGATACGGTTTGTCAGAAATTCTGGCTTTACCCAGCTTCTACTTGCTTCATAAATCGATCGCTAAGTTATTTGGTTCACCCGATTATTGGGATGCCTTTTGGATTACCTTAGTCTCGACAATTTCTATGTTTGCTGGTGTGTTCTTACCACCAGTTGCAGCAGTGGGAGTGCTAGTTGTTAGCTATGGGGCAATATTTATTTATTGTCCGGGTATTCGTAAGATTCCTTTGGATATTTGGGCAGCTAGGCGATCGGCAGCTTAA
- a CDS encoding O-antigen ligase family protein, whose protein sequence is MAIDQGSNILFRPTIWISVLGLIFSIIVGVVANLQPLYIVALFVAIAILINFFKNFEQTVLGLLILRSALDAFSDQQLPAAFGVGIDILALLYVAVLLLRRQKIHTDGFWWLLAGWIALQGLWVVLQAIGGLGLGASYLPVAIREWIRVFSGLMIYLLVMQLKERLTAEKVISYLFLSLIIPITAATLQILLPPSMLPSFLVFQSGYAIEAGSRMNGTLGHPNAFATFSLFFLSLALWKIGQVKQRLPWLILVAALAFFLVSSKSLTGLVMLVAFIPALVAPKMNIVNLIGGILLFGLVLFFFASSPMGQERLQSLYGTPLLNPDIDVSRAILLQWSDGNSFNWRIAQWTFLLEKWRYSPLLGYGLDTSRFLTPLASYSHNDYVRFLAEEGIFGFILFLFLIGALFVRLFQLAYSVPPNSSKRNLCFILLAFLVSMLVGMLAGNVWNHTTLFFYWWTLLAVAGWDWDKPITAEFDSATSTKQKYFNYQKNSKRRRLSRSE, encoded by the coding sequence ATGGCAATAGATCAAGGTAGCAATATTCTTTTTCGTCCTACCATTTGGATTAGTGTTTTAGGGCTTATTTTTAGCATTATTGTTGGTGTGGTTGCAAACTTACAACCACTGTATATAGTTGCGCTTTTTGTTGCTATTGCTATCCTCATCAATTTCTTTAAAAATTTTGAGCAAACCGTTTTAGGTTTATTAATTTTACGCAGTGCTTTAGATGCCTTTTCCGATCAGCAACTACCTGCCGCATTTGGTGTCGGAATAGATATCTTGGCATTGCTTTATGTGGCAGTTCTCTTGCTACGCAGACAAAAAATACACACCGATGGATTTTGGTGGTTGCTAGCGGGATGGATTGCTCTGCAAGGATTATGGGTAGTTTTACAAGCAATAGGTGGGTTAGGGCTAGGAGCCTCATACTTACCAGTAGCTATACGGGAATGGATAAGAGTATTTTCGGGATTAATGATTTACCTGTTAGTCATGCAACTTAAGGAGCGACTAACTGCAGAGAAAGTAATTTCTTACTTATTCTTAAGTTTGATTATTCCCATCACCGCAGCTACTTTGCAAATCTTGTTACCACCATCAATGCTGCCTTCGTTTCTAGTATTTCAAAGCGGATATGCTATTGAAGCTGGATCGCGAATGAATGGAACCCTGGGACATCCTAATGCATTTGCTACATTTTCATTGTTTTTCCTCAGTCTTGCACTTTGGAAAATTGGGCAGGTAAAGCAACGCTTACCCTGGCTAATCTTAGTTGCGGCACTGGCTTTTTTCTTAGTTAGTAGTAAATCATTAACAGGATTGGTGATGCTGGTTGCTTTTATTCCAGCATTAGTGGCACCAAAAATGAATATAGTCAACTTAATTGGTGGTATTTTACTGTTTGGGTTGGTGTTATTTTTCTTTGCTAGCTCACCTATGGGACAAGAGCGCTTGCAATCTTTGTATGGAACACCACTATTAAATCCAGATATTGATGTATCTCGGGCAATTTTGTTGCAATGGAGTGATGGTAATAGTTTTAATTGGCGGATTGCTCAGTGGACATTCTTACTAGAAAAATGGAGATATTCACCACTTTTAGGATATGGATTAGACACCTCTAGGTTCTTAACTCCTCTGGCTAGCTATTCTCATAATGATTATGTGAGATTTTTAGCAGAAGAAGGAATTTTTGGATTTATTCTATTTTTGTTTTTAATTGGTGCCTTATTTGTTCGTCTGTTCCAATTAGCTTACTCTGTTCCACCTAATTCATCGAAACGCAATCTCTGTTTTATTCTGCTGGCGTTTCTTGTTTCTATGTTAGTAGGGATGTTAGCGGGAAATGTTTGGAATCACACTACTTTATTTTTCTACTGGTGGACTTTATTAGCTGTAGCTGGCTGGGATTGGGATAAACCGATAACTGCTGAATTTGATTCAGCTACATCTACAAAACAGAAATACTTTAATTATCAAAAGAATTCTAAACGCCGTCGCTTGTCACGCTCTGAATAA
- a CDS encoding GumC family protein, giving the protein MAGTLMGKAAFPLSSASAIKRHSWAAALTFVSVLVGVAAISFAISPRLYETSIRLLVGQKEVGLSSLGQALTDINNKAPSKAADPVATQAELVKSPQVLRSALKKFQKNSEIPAEKLPTIEQLQQAIRVEIIPATNLLQISYQNPYPKVSADLLNEIAKLVMVENTKLIRTEASSVRKFLEEQIAQQQIKFKQADIAERRYRETYSLVASETQTQGLIESLTELENQERQLRAQLQEARNKDQSLQQVVGVNDSQGAYVAGRVGQDEQLKELQRQLTSVEVALTDARFRWTDEHPNVLALLHKRDELRSLYNQQLSQIVPANQAVSSSQVASNQLSQDLMSLYITSHIERQGLENKLNVVQSDIQRLRSRVAKIPSSQQALVSLTREREKADKALKALEDKLEEARIAEGQILSNIRIIGQAEIPTDPVSPRPLVIIVLSTVIATIAAGAMVLILELMASTLRDTSEVEAWLETPVIGVLPKFSPATSSLADLNNLLDTSDYVEPYRMLLKTLESAGKESARVIVISSVSSGEGKSSVALHLAAVAGILSRRTLIINADFQYPMYESLLNLPASLGLTEVIADNVPWQNAVQQTAIPNLSVLGSGKIPDRPSMIIETDAMAELLEEAAKHYDYVIVDSAPIKNSADAATLSQFSDGVLLVVKPNATSRDAAMQAISNLQKSGSVVLGVVMNETVLPLEKAPPALASAVERKQLAAAEHSSSWSMLKETGKHTG; this is encoded by the coding sequence TTGGCAGGCACATTAATGGGTAAAGCTGCTTTTCCTTTATCTTCAGCATCCGCTATCAAACGTCATTCTTGGGCGGCGGCATTAACTTTTGTATCTGTATTAGTAGGTGTAGCTGCAATTAGTTTTGCGATTTCACCTCGTTTATATGAAACATCAATAAGACTACTTGTTGGGCAAAAAGAAGTTGGTCTATCATCTCTAGGCCAAGCATTAACAGATATTAATAATAAAGCACCTAGTAAAGCTGCCGATCCAGTAGCAACACAAGCAGAATTAGTAAAATCTCCTCAAGTTTTGCGGAGTGCGCTCAAAAAATTTCAGAAAAATAGTGAAATACCAGCCGAGAAGCTACCCACAATTGAGCAATTACAGCAAGCCATTAGGGTAGAAATTATACCGGCAACGAATCTGTTGCAAATTAGCTATCAAAACCCCTATCCCAAAGTATCGGCCGATCTGTTAAACGAGATTGCCAAGTTGGTAATGGTGGAAAACACTAAGCTAATTCGCACAGAAGCTTCATCAGTACGCAAGTTTCTGGAAGAGCAAATCGCTCAACAACAAATCAAGTTCAAACAAGCTGATATAGCAGAAAGAAGATATCGGGAAACCTATTCTTTAGTGGCATCAGAAACCCAAACTCAAGGGTTAATTGAAAGCTTAACAGAGCTAGAAAATCAGGAAAGGCAGCTGCGCGCCCAATTGCAAGAAGCTAGAAACAAAGACCAATCATTACAACAAGTAGTGGGGGTCAATGATTCTCAAGGCGCTTACGTTGCTGGTCGTGTTGGGCAAGATGAACAGCTCAAAGAACTGCAAAGACAACTTACGAGTGTAGAAGTAGCACTCACAGATGCACGCTTCCGATGGACGGACGAACATCCTAATGTGTTAGCGCTTTTACATAAGCGCGACGAACTACGTTCTCTGTATAATCAACAACTATCACAAATAGTTCCTGCAAATCAAGCGGTATCTTCTAGCCAAGTTGCCTCTAACCAATTAAGCCAAGACTTAATGTCTTTGTATATCACCAGTCATATTGAACGTCAGGGCTTAGAAAATAAGCTCAACGTCGTCCAGTCTGACATCCAGCGTTTGCGATCGCGTGTAGCAAAAATTCCCTCTTCTCAACAAGCATTGGTAAGCTTGACTCGGGAACGCGAAAAAGCTGATAAAGCTCTCAAAGCCTTAGAAGATAAGCTAGAAGAAGCGCGGATTGCAGAAGGACAAATCCTCAGCAACATCCGGATTATTGGACAAGCTGAAATTCCTACCGATCCAGTTTCACCAAGACCTTTGGTAATTATAGTACTCAGTACCGTCATTGCCACTATTGCTGCTGGCGCAATGGTATTAATTTTGGAACTCATGGCTTCCACATTGCGGGATACATCTGAAGTTGAAGCTTGGCTAGAAACTCCTGTAATCGGAGTATTACCCAAATTTTCACCTGCAACCTCTAGTTTGGCAGACCTCAACAATCTGTTGGATACCTCCGACTATGTAGAGCCATACCGGATGTTGCTCAAAACCCTAGAATCTGCTGGTAAAGAGAGCGCCAGAGTTATCGTGATTAGCAGTGTCAGTAGTGGAGAAGGAAAATCTTCAGTAGCACTGCATTTAGCTGCTGTAGCCGGAATTTTATCAAGACGCACATTAATTATTAATGCAGACTTTCAATATCCCATGTATGAAAGTTTGCTGAATCTGCCTGCTTCCCTAGGGTTAACAGAAGTAATTGCAGATAATGTGCCTTGGCAGAATGCAGTTCAACAAACAGCAATTCCCAATTTATCAGTATTAGGCTCTGGTAAAATCCCCGATCGCCCATCTATGATTATTGAGACAGATGCAATGGCGGAGCTTTTGGAAGAAGCAGCAAAACATTATGATTATGTGATTGTTGATTCTGCTCCCATAAAAAATTCTGCCGATGCTGCTACCTTAAGCCAATTTTCAGATGGTGTACTTCTAGTTGTGAAGCCTAACGCCACCTCTAGAGATGCTGCTATGCAAGCAATATCTAACTTACAAAAGAGTGGTAGCGTTGTTTTGGGCGTAGTCATGAATGAAACTGTACTACCACTAGAAAAAGCTCCTCCTGCACTTGCTTCTGCTGTTGAAAGAAAGCAATTAGCAGCAGCAGAGCATTCTTCTTCATGGTCAATGCTTAAGGAAACAGGCAAACATACTGGCTAA
- a CDS encoding sugar transferase: protein MQIHLQTSANFAQRVHPSATSSLKRLIDIFGALIGLSLTLLVAIPIAIAIKLDSSGPIFYSQTRCGLNGKNFRIWKFRTMLPNAEYLKHLVPNQAKGHIFKNAQDPRITRVGSFLRRTSLDELPQFWNVLQGDMSLVGTRPPTVDEVMNYELHHFQRLLVKPGITGEWQVNGRSHIEDFEDIVKMDLEYQKKWSVIYDLKLILKTIHVVLKSKGAY, encoded by the coding sequence ATGCAGATTCATCTTCAAACGAGTGCTAATTTTGCACAAAGGGTACATCCTTCGGCTACGAGTTCTCTGAAGCGATTAATAGATATCTTCGGTGCGCTCATTGGTTTATCTCTTACTTTATTAGTGGCTATACCAATAGCGATCGCTATCAAATTAGATAGTTCTGGCCCAATTTTTTACAGTCAGACTCGTTGTGGTTTAAACGGCAAAAATTTTCGTATTTGGAAGTTCCGGACGATGCTTCCTAATGCCGAATATCTGAAGCATCTAGTGCCAAATCAGGCTAAGGGACATATTTTCAAGAATGCTCAAGATCCACGAATTACTCGCGTTGGCTCTTTCTTACGCCGCACCAGCTTAGATGAATTACCTCAATTCTGGAATGTTTTGCAAGGTGATATGAGTTTAGTTGGTACTCGTCCTCCCACTGTTGATGAAGTAATGAATTACGAACTTCACCACTTTCAAAGGTTGCTAGTTAAACCTGGAATTACAGGTGAATGGCAAGTTAATGGACGTTCTCATATAGAAGATTTTGAAGATATTGTCAAAATGGATCTAGAATATCAGAAAAAGTGGTCTGTTATTTACGATCTCAAATTAATTTTAAAAACAATTCATGTAGTCTTAAAGAGCAAAGGAGCATACTAA